The Gilliamella apicola genome window below encodes:
- a CDS encoding ABC transporter substrate-binding protein, which produces MKRFIFLTIMLFTPLFSFADMMKHVAITAIVEHPSLDQIRDGVKDELTDSGYKLNENLTVQYKSAQGSSATAAQIARQFIAAKPDVIVAIATPSAQASAAATKQIPVVFAGITDPVAAKLIKNWQPTGTNITGVSDYQEIVPQIDFMKKIVPNVKSVGYIYSPSEINSTVVLKNLQTHLAKQNISLIAVPAQRTADISTAANTLKGKVDLIYTTTDNNVVSAYESLVKFANENKIPLLASFPDAIERGAVAAYGMSYYDVGRQSGKLVVRILKGEKPGNIAPELGQSLRLVINADAAKKQGVNLSTEIIQSAYKIIGQ; this is translated from the coding sequence ATGAAGCGCTTTATTTTTTTGACAATAATGTTATTCACGCCACTGTTTAGTTTCGCAGATATGATGAAACATGTAGCAATTACAGCAATTGTTGAACATCCCTCATTAGATCAAATCCGTGACGGTGTGAAAGATGAATTAACTGATAGTGGCTATAAGTTAAACGAAAACTTAACAGTACAATATAAAAGTGCGCAAGGAAGTAGCGCCACTGCAGCTCAAATTGCCAGACAATTTATTGCAGCGAAGCCTGATGTTATTGTCGCCATCGCAACACCTAGTGCACAAGCATCAGCAGCAGCAACCAAACAAATCCCTGTTGTATTTGCAGGAATTACCGACCCCGTTGCTGCAAAATTAATTAAAAACTGGCAACCAACAGGTACAAATATTACTGGAGTTTCAGATTATCAAGAAATTGTTCCTCAAATTGATTTTATGAAGAAAATTGTACCTAATGTTAAATCTGTAGGATATATTTATAGTCCAAGTGAGATTAACTCTACCGTGGTTCTAAAAAATCTGCAAACTCATTTAGCCAAACAAAACATTTCACTTATTGCTGTTCCCGCACAAAGAACTGCTGATATTTCAACTGCAGCCAATACTTTAAAAGGCAAAGTAGATTTAATCTATACAACAACAGATAATAACGTTGTTTCAGCTTATGAATCGCTAGTAAAATTTGCCAATGAAAATAAAATACCTCTTTTAGCATCGTTTCCTGATGCAATTGAACGAGGAGCTGTTGCCGCTTATGGAATGAGCTATTATGATGTTGGTCGCCAATCAGGTAAGCTCGTTGTTCGGATATTGAAAGGCGAAAAGCCAGGAAATATTGCCCCAGAACTTGGACAATCATTACGTCTTGTAATTAATGCTGATGCGGCAAAAAAACAAGGAGTGAATTTATCCACCGAAATTATTCAATCGGCTTACAAAATAATTGGCCAATAA
- the fdhE gene encoding formate dehydrogenase accessory protein FdhE: protein MSIKIIPQEQLEQQTTNSVIRQIPLLFYPSPKTLYIHRAERLKELAASSPFSEYLKFCATIAELQANIVKQKPVNIDLPNILDGQHPPLSIYNFTLPTFWQTYLSDLLSSVTATTEQIRLVIEQLSQNSSEQLQVKANHLIKGEFNCVEGNEAMFIWSALSIYYSQLASQIKGKAVAESTDKNWLCPVCNSMPVASIIQLGSNNGLRYLHCSLCESEWYVPRIKCTCCDNMQDIQYFSLDKELSATKTECCDVCHSYLKILDQDKEPRIEVIADDIASLILDIKTEEEGFTKSGINPFIFAQ, encoded by the coding sequence ATGAGTATAAAAATTATCCCACAAGAGCAACTTGAACAACAAACAACAAACTCAGTTATTCGACAAATTCCACTACTCTTCTATCCATCGCCGAAGACACTGTACATTCATCGCGCGGAACGTTTAAAAGAGCTAGCAGCAAGTAGCCCATTTAGTGAATATCTGAAATTCTGTGCCACAATTGCTGAACTACAAGCCAATATTGTAAAACAAAAACCGGTAAATATAGATTTGCCGAATATCCTTGATGGTCAACATCCACCTTTAAGTATATATAACTTTACTTTACCCACTTTTTGGCAAACATATTTAAGTGACTTATTAAGTTCAGTTACAGCAACTACAGAGCAAATTAGGTTAGTAATAGAACAACTTAGCCAAAATAGTTCAGAACAACTACAAGTTAAAGCCAATCATCTAATTAAAGGCGAATTTAATTGCGTAGAGGGTAATGAAGCCATGTTTATCTGGTCCGCATTATCGATTTACTATAGCCAACTAGCAAGTCAAATCAAAGGCAAGGCAGTTGCAGAGAGCACCGATAAAAACTGGTTATGTCCAGTATGTAATAGTATGCCGGTTGCCAGTATTATCCAACTTGGAAGTAACAATGGGTTACGTTATTTACACTGTAGCTTATGCGAAAGTGAATGGTATGTACCTCGAATAAAATGTACTTGTTGTGATAATATGCAAGACATTCAATATTTTTCACTGGATAAAGAACTATCTGCAACGAAAACAGAATGTTGTGATGTTTGCCATAGCTATTTAAAAATTTTAGATCAAGATAAAGAGCCTCGTATAGAGGTTATTGCTGATGATATTGCTTCGTTAATCTTAGATATCAAAACAGAAGAGGAAGGATTTACTAAAAGTGGTATAAACCCTTTTATATTTGCACAATAA
- a CDS encoding formate dehydrogenase subunit gamma has protein sequence MNKKDMILRTPLIVRFCHWCMVCLFILTALSGLFLFFPSIKLFGLVLGTPQLVRALHPMIGCVVFVLLMFMFLKLAHHNIPNKADIVWIKNFKHVIMGKEEGIPIGKYNVGQKFLFWCIMSLISVLFITGMIMWRRYVSDYFPVQIVRIAIFFHSLAAIGLILLAIGHAYMALWVKGSIKGMITGYVSRAWARKNHSAWYEEEMAKIYQKELNANTEAETKQTTKVEHKPA, from the coding sequence ATGAATAAAAAAGACATGATATTAAGAACACCACTTATTGTTCGATTTTGTCATTGGTGCATGGTGTGTCTTTTTATTCTAACTGCACTATCGGGTTTATTTTTGTTTTTTCCTTCAATTAAACTGTTTGGTTTAGTACTTGGCACCCCTCAATTAGTTAGAGCATTGCACCCAATGATTGGCTGTGTTGTGTTCGTACTATTAATGTTTATGTTCTTGAAACTTGCACACCATAATATTCCAAATAAAGCAGATATTGTATGGATAAAGAACTTTAAGCATGTAATTATGGGTAAAGAAGAAGGTATTCCAATTGGTAAATACAATGTTGGTCAGAAGTTTTTATTCTGGTGTATTATGAGCTTAATATCTGTGTTATTTATCACTGGAATGATTATGTGGCGTAGGTATGTTTCTGACTATTTTCCAGTTCAAATTGTCCGTATCGCGATATTTTTCCATTCACTGGCTGCAATAGGATTAATTTTACTCGCTATTGGTCATGCTTATATGGCTCTTTGGGTTAAAGGATCAATTAAAGGCATGATAACAGGTTATGTATCACGAGCTTGGGCTCGTAAAAACCATTCTGCATGGTATGAAGAAGAAATGGCAAAAATATATCAAAAAGAACTTAATGCTAATACCGAAGCAGAAACAAAACAAACAACAAAAGTAGAGCATAAACCAGCATAA
- a CDS encoding ABC transporter substrate-binding protein — protein MRNHIIKLFMLLCLPFAAFYSYADTKAEQKFVAITAIVEHPALDNVRKGVEDELKDNGYIAGENLKLQFASAQGSSANAAQIAKQFVANKPDVIVGIATPSSQALVATTKLIPIVFTAVTDPVAAKLTPSWDASKTNVTGVSDALSLDSQIEMMLKIKPDAKNIGYVYSPSEINSTIILKQLQIELEKRGMKIIAAPAQRTSDISTAARSLKGKVDMIYTTTDNNVVSSYEALAKIANESKIPLVASNPESAERGAIAALGMSYYDLGRQAGKIVIRILNGEKPGDIPPQVGNITQLTINKKAAERQGITLSEDVLKSAAKIVEK, from the coding sequence ATGCGTAATCACATTATAAAACTTTTTATGCTTCTCTGTTTACCGTTCGCTGCATTTTATTCTTACGCAGATACAAAAGCCGAACAAAAATTTGTAGCCATTACAGCAATTGTTGAACACCCAGCACTAGATAATGTACGCAAAGGTGTTGAAGATGAACTTAAAGATAATGGCTATATTGCTGGGGAAAATTTAAAACTTCAGTTTGCTAGTGCACAAGGTAGCAGTGCAAATGCAGCTCAAATAGCGAAACAATTTGTAGCAAATAAACCTGATGTAATTGTTGGTATCGCTACGCCCAGTTCACAAGCTTTAGTTGCAACAACAAAACTTATTCCTATTGTGTTTACCGCTGTTACTGATCCTGTGGCTGCAAAATTAACACCAAGTTGGGATGCTTCTAAAACTAATGTGACAGGCGTATCCGATGCCTTATCATTAGATTCTCAAATTGAGATGATGTTAAAAATTAAACCTGATGCTAAAAATATTGGTTATGTTTATAGTCCAAGTGAAATTAATTCAACGATTATATTAAAACAATTGCAAATCGAACTTGAAAAAAGAGGGATGAAAATTATCGCGGCTCCTGCACAACGAACCTCTGATATATCAACAGCTGCAAGAAGTTTAAAAGGTAAGGTTGATATGATTTATACTACTACCGATAATAATGTTGTTTCATCTTATGAAGCTTTAGCTAAAATTGCTAATGAAAGTAAAATTCCTCTTGTTGCATCAAATCCTGAGTCAGCCGAACGTGGTGCAATTGCAGCTTTAGGAATGAGTTATTATGATCTTGGTCGCCAAGCTGGTAAAATAGTTATTCGTATACTTAATGGCGAAAAACCGGGGGATATTCCACCACAAGTTGGTAATATTACTCAATTAACAATTAATAAAAAAGCTGCTGAACGCCAAGGTATTACTTTATCTGAAGATGTATTAAAATCAGCAGCCAAAATTGTTGAAAAATAA